The segment ATAAACAATCATTAGTATAAAAGACTTGAGTTACTCACCACTGATGGTAACAACATATTGCTGGGATAAAATCTGTTTGTTGCTGCTGATCTTCACTTTatattctccagagtctgtggttctggtgtttgtgatggtcagagatccggtctgatcattcagctgcagtctgtctctgaatctctcatcataaTATAATGGTGAGCTCTTGGCCTCTAAATCATGTTTAGCTATGAGCTTTCCTTCATCTCCAAACCTCCACACTATCAGCTCATCTCCTTGTATTTGAGGAACATACAGAGTGACAGGaactccctccttcactgacataCTCTTCATTTCAGCTTCAGCTCCAGCAATAACAGATGGAGACTCTTTCAGGAAATTCAGACACagatttaacatattaaatacTTTTACTGGCACTAGAATAGAAGTTTTACAGTTGATCAGTTCATCTTATGTTTATATGGCTtatggtggtttttttttattattaaaaaaagtgttttttctgcGTGATTGCTTTAACATtcaaacacacagtgtctctGCGACATGACATGTACAAACagatacattataataaaaataaaaattaatgctttaaaaagcatatctttaataaaataaaaagaaaacttaaaaatctaaatattaaaaatacacattctcaCCATGGACAGAAACATTGAATTTCATATTTGCGGTCCCAGTGCTGTggctgatctgtagtttataaagtccagagtgtttGGTTCTCATGTtcttgatggtcagagatccagtctgatccagctGCAGCCTGTCTCTAGATGTCTCAATGCGATTGGAATATGTGATGTCATTTCCATCAGTTTGAGCAATGACTGGATCTCCAAACCTCCACTTTATAAGATTAAATTTCTGTATTTGAGTGAGATCAGGGttcagagtgacagaatctccctccatcactgactgCTTCATCTTCACCAAGCACCAAACACACCTGCCAGAACAAACGAGAAACAGTTTCAGGGGAGATTAAGATcatatttgaccctggaccacaaaaccagtcataaaggtcaattgtgatttttttttttttttttacaaaataagctttccattgatgcatggcttgttaggataggacaatgtTGGCGAGATAAAGCTTTTTGAGAAAATCCtgggaatctgagggtgaaaaaaaaaaaaaaaaaaaaaaaaatcctacatattgtagaaaattgcctttaaagatgtcaaaaattaagttattagcaatcaatattactaatcaaaaattaagttttgaaatatttacagtaggaaatttacaaaatatctttatggaacataatCCTTACTGCATATTATaaaaagatttttggcataaaagaaaaatgtattattttgagccatacaatgtattgttggctattggtATAAATACACCTGTGTGactaatgactggttttgtgctccagggtcacatattacactGCTCCTAATGAAGGGATAACTGAGATCAGTCTTATAAACACTTATTAAAGGCACCTATTATGCTCATTTACAGGTCAGAAATTTGGTTCAGGGAGTCTGCTAGAATAGGACAACTAAACTGACAATGTTCAAAAAACCTGATAGTTTTTTTTCTGATAGTTTACATTGTTGCAGCACCTGTCAGTTTTACCACATCAGTTCAAGTCTGAGTCCCACAGTGACAGTCAAGAAGCAGAAGCTGATCAACCCGAACCACCTTCACAAGCATGACTGCAACTTATGCAGGACGTGTCACACTGATCATTCTTTATTTTATACCTCTATTAcaatttagataaaatattataaatgtgtaatttccCTACATAATGGTAAACTAAATGTCTGTTAATACTGACAATGTTAAGAACACAACAACAGGTTCCGGTTGCActtgtggcctaatggtaagagagtcggacttgtaacccaaaagcCACAGATTTGAGTCTCAGTACTGACAGGGATTGAAGGTGGGGGAGtaaatgtacagcactctcttccaccttcagtaccaTAACTGAGGTGAGAACCTTGAGCAAGTCACCTGATCCCCAACTGCTTCCTGGGgaccgcagcaaaaatggctgcccactgttctgggtgtgtgttcaatactcactgctgtgtgtatgcacttggatgggttaaatgcagagcacacattTTAAGTATGGCTATACATCATCTCATTTTCACTTTTACTGCTGAGAAAGTGTTAAAAATACACTTGAACCATTGATTCAACAGTTATACATTTTTCTAGGCCTTTTATCTACCTTTAAATGAGGGTGAGCCAAAGTAGCCAGTAGataggcattatgcaaatgtattacaTGGGGAAAATTATCTTGCATTTTagttgtttcaattttttttaagttgacacATTGACAcatgtagcatttggaccaaacagatacacaactatttgttacatttaacaaataatatctaacaccTCCTCATCTAAacaaagggtctatggacccttcccccaaaatgcaactatcacctcaaaaaaggcagaacaggcctaTGGTTCAATAGCAACCAAAGGCACACTATCCCTGCGAAGTTAATAACTCAAGTCCTACTGCTCTGGGCAATCACAACAAGACACACATAATGCACGGGCCAGGTTCCAATACTAAAAAATAGGGACTcgtctctaattaattcatataaacaCCTTTCTTTTGAACTGAAATCACACTATAATTTAAGGTGGGGTAGTGTGGTGTATGCTGTGGGGAAGCTGGGTTCATTGTATAGTATGTCTTTTGTGATTGATATATTGTATGATACATGCTTTATGAGGAATCACCTAGTTAAACAGAACGCGGCCATCT is part of the Cyprinus carpio isolate SPL01 unplaced genomic scaffold, ASM1834038v1 S000006779, whole genome shotgun sequence genome and harbors:
- the LOC109106425 gene encoding uncharacterized protein LOC109106425: MKQSVMEGDSVTLNPDLTQIQKFNLIKWRFGDPVIAQTDGNDITYSNRIETSRDRLQLDQTGSLTIKNMRTKHSGLYKLQISHSTGTANMKFNVSVHESPSVIAGAEAEMKSMSVKEGVPVTLYVPQIQGDELIVWRFGDEGKLIAKHDLEAKSSPLYYDERFRDRLQLNDQTGSLTITNTRTTDSGEYKVKISSNKQILSQQYVVTISVPDSGYSGGAVAGIVIAGIVIVLLLVAAAAGVMYYLRRKISELQKQTLRVTEGDDVTIIPDPKIQRGDVIQWLFGDKDTLIAEIKGRTREMKTDKGPDERFRDRLKLDETTGSLTIKNTRIEDTGFCTLKIRRGRETLYNRFYVYIKVLIEETELKSCATFLVHLLGTKPDHL